The following are encoded in a window of Cupriavidus oxalaticus genomic DNA:
- a CDS encoding Bug family tripartite tricarboxylate transporter substrate binding protein → MNRPQTRLARRRLCLSLGLGLTAAFVPALAMASTDAWPAKAIRFIVPYAPGGLPDTVARVLSQQLTQRLGKPVVVDNRPGANGVVAAQALMTSPADGYTFLVTDGSMMSINPAIYKNLSYEPKRDFVPVSLAARSPLFLAVNARVPANSLNDFVALAKSRSGALNYGSSGIGSTHHLSMEALKTALKLDIKHVPFRGSGQSVPALIGDQVQVVFAALPSLSGFVKSGQVKILGTNSLKRSDLAPQIPAISEVVPGYDFAVTVGLLAAKGTPDAVVKKMASAVSEAVKMPEVVSQFHVAGIEPVGGSSADYAKVIADEAARYAQTIKVAHVIAE, encoded by the coding sequence ATGAACCGCCCCCAAACCCGGCTTGCACGACGCAGGCTTTGCCTCAGCCTGGGCCTCGGCCTCACCGCAGCCTTCGTTCCCGCATTGGCCATGGCCAGCACCGATGCCTGGCCCGCCAAGGCCATCCGCTTCATTGTTCCCTATGCGCCCGGCGGCTTGCCTGACACCGTTGCACGCGTTCTGTCCCAGCAGCTCACCCAACGACTGGGCAAGCCGGTCGTCGTCGACAACCGGCCCGGCGCCAATGGCGTGGTCGCCGCCCAGGCGCTCATGACGAGCCCTGCCGACGGCTACACGTTCCTGGTGACCGACGGCTCGATGATGTCCATCAATCCGGCGATCTACAAGAACCTGTCCTATGAACCCAAGCGCGATTTCGTACCCGTCTCGCTTGCCGCCAGGTCCCCGCTCTTCCTCGCCGTCAATGCACGCGTTCCAGCCAACTCGCTCAACGATTTTGTCGCGCTGGCGAAATCCAGATCGGGTGCGCTGAACTACGGATCTTCCGGCATCGGCAGCACCCATCACCTGTCGATGGAAGCACTGAAAACCGCCCTCAAGCTGGATATCAAGCACGTGCCGTTCCGTGGCTCCGGCCAGTCCGTTCCGGCTTTGATCGGGGACCAGGTCCAGGTGGTGTTTGCCGCCTTGCCTTCGCTATCCGGCTTCGTCAAATCGGGGCAAGTCAAGATTCTGGGCACCAACTCGCTGAAGCGCTCCGATCTCGCGCCGCAGATTCCGGCGATCTCCGAGGTGGTGCCAGGCTACGACTTCGCCGTGACGGTCGGATTGCTTGCCGCAAAGGGAACCCCGGACGCCGTGGTCAAAAAAATGGCCAGCGCGGTTTCCGAGGCAGTCAAGATGCCCGAGGTGGTCTCGCAGTTCCACGTTGCCGGTATCGAACCCGTGGGAGGATCGAGCGCGGACTACGCGAAGGTCATTGCCGACGAGGCGGCTCGCTATGCGCAGACCATCAAGGTTGCGCATGTCATTGCCGAGTAA
- a CDS encoding LysR substrate-binding domain-containing protein, producing the protein MEPQGQAILDIFRSRVRLRHLYCFVAVSQTQHLARAADRLGLTQPAVSKTLSELEELAGTRLLVRRRAGTELTTAGTRFLQHALRILADIDAAAGSVTGEASQTHERIRLGALPSVVPAVLTDAVLRFRASFPEVGLDIRTGMNRNLIDQLKADVLDLVIGRMDDPMAMESLWFESLGPDSLVLAVRPGHALAQASRPTMLDCLAWPLVIPAVGSIPRHNTESLLARHGLRLPDGCVETSDAYLGRLLAEQSDCVWAAPMSAARRAMDEGGLVSLPIDTLGTEEPVGLLRHKDRTLTPMAEALADCVRAAAHREASLHGRPAP; encoded by the coding sequence ATGGAACCGCAAGGGCAGGCCATCCTGGATATCTTTCGCAGCCGTGTGCGGCTGCGCCACCTGTATTGCTTCGTGGCCGTGTCGCAAACACAGCATCTCGCACGCGCCGCTGACCGTCTCGGGCTGACCCAGCCGGCCGTTTCCAAGACACTGAGCGAACTGGAGGAGCTGGCCGGCACCCGGCTGCTGGTGCGGCGGCGTGCGGGCACCGAACTGACCACCGCCGGCACGCGCTTCCTGCAGCATGCGTTGCGCATCCTGGCCGACATCGATGCCGCCGCCGGCAGCGTCACGGGCGAAGCGTCGCAGACGCACGAGCGCATCCGCCTGGGGGCGCTGCCGAGCGTGGTACCCGCCGTGCTCACCGATGCCGTGCTGCGGTTTCGCGCCAGCTTTCCGGAGGTCGGCCTGGACATCCGGACCGGCATGAACCGCAACCTGATCGACCAGCTCAAGGCTGACGTGCTGGACCTGGTGATCGGCCGCATGGACGATCCGATGGCCATGGAAAGCCTGTGGTTCGAGTCGCTGGGGCCTGACTCCCTGGTGCTGGCCGTGCGTCCCGGCCATGCGCTGGCACAGGCCTCGCGCCCCACGATGCTGGACTGCCTGGCGTGGCCGCTGGTGATTCCCGCCGTGGGTTCGATACCCCGGCACAACACCGAAAGCCTGCTGGCGCGCCACGGGCTGCGCCTGCCGGACGGATGCGTGGAAACCTCCGACGCCTACCTGGGGCGGCTGCTGGCCGAGCAGAGCGATTGCGTCTGGGCAGCGCCGATGTCCGCCGCCCGCCGCGCGATGGATGAAGGCGGCCTGGTGTCATTGCCGATCGATACCCTCGGCACCGAGGAACCGGTCGGCCTGCTGCGGCACAAGGACCGCACGCTGACGCCGATGGCCGAGGCGCTGGCGGACTGCGTCCGGGCGGCGGCGCATCGGGAGGCTTCATTGCACGGTCGGCCGGCCCCGTGA
- the pcaH gene encoding protocatechuate 3,4-dioxygenase subunit beta — translation MPSLAQYRRPYWDTQPEYRFDPYGSTVLRSPSQPLVRIPQSLSEVTGPTFGAEFMREGDNDLTVGNGGEPIGERILVTGRVLDENGRPVPHALIEVWQANAAGRYVHKRDQHDAPLDPHFSGEGRTVTDADGRYQFKTIRPGAYPWRNHHNAWRPQHIHFSLFGNAYATRLVTQMYFPGDPLLPFDPIFNCVPDEKARQRLIAALDWETTQPEYALGYRFDIVLRGRDATPME, via the coding sequence ATGCCCAGCCTTGCCCAGTACCGCCGTCCCTACTGGGACACCCAGCCCGAATACCGCTTCGATCCCTATGGCTCGACCGTGCTGCGCTCGCCGTCGCAGCCGCTGGTAAGGATTCCGCAGTCGTTGTCCGAAGTGACGGGGCCGACCTTCGGCGCCGAGTTTATGCGTGAGGGCGACAACGACCTGACCGTCGGCAATGGCGGCGAGCCGATCGGCGAACGGATCCTGGTCACCGGCCGCGTGCTGGACGAGAACGGCCGCCCGGTCCCCCATGCGCTGATCGAGGTCTGGCAGGCCAACGCCGCCGGCCGCTACGTGCACAAGCGCGACCAGCACGATGCCCCGCTGGACCCGCATTTCTCCGGCGAAGGCCGCACGGTGACCGACGCCGACGGCCGCTACCAGTTCAAGACCATCAGGCCGGGCGCCTATCCCTGGCGCAATCACCACAACGCCTGGCGGCCGCAGCATATCCACTTCTCGCTGTTCGGCAACGCGTACGCGACGCGCCTGGTGACGCAGATGTATTTCCCGGGCGACCCGCTGCTGCCGTTCGACCCGATCTTCAACTGCGTGCCCGACGAGAAGGCACGCCAGCGGCTGATCGCCGCGCTTGACTGGGAAACCACGCAGCCTGAATACGCGCTGGGCTACCGTTTCGATATCGTGCTGCGTGGCCGCGATGCCACGCCGATGGAGTAA
- the pcaG gene encoding protocatechuate 3,4-dioxygenase subunit alpha gives MLYATASQTVGPYLHIGLTGLNCADLTADAPELAGQRIVIEGRVTDGTGAPVPDGMVEIWQANPAGRYRHPEDTRELPLVPGFTGFGRVPTAEDGSFRFVTVKPGVVPGEDGKPQAPHIMVSVFMRGLVKHVATRLYFPDEAEANAADSVLAQVPAGRRGTLVASAQGNGTLRWDVVLQGPCETVFFDI, from the coding sequence ATGCTGTATGCCACCGCTTCCCAGACTGTCGGCCCCTACCTGCACATCGGCCTGACCGGCCTGAACTGCGCCGACCTCACCGCCGACGCCCCTGAACTGGCCGGCCAGCGCATCGTCATCGAAGGCCGCGTGACCGACGGCACCGGCGCCCCGGTGCCCGACGGCATGGTCGAGATCTGGCAGGCCAACCCGGCCGGCCGCTACCGCCACCCGGAGGACACGCGCGAGCTGCCGCTGGTGCCGGGCTTCACCGGCTTCGGCCGCGTGCCCACCGCCGAGGATGGTTCGTTCCGCTTTGTCACCGTCAAACCGGGCGTGGTGCCGGGCGAAGACGGCAAGCCGCAGGCGCCGCACATCATGGTGTCGGTGTTCATGCGCGGCCTCGTCAAGCATGTGGCCACGCGCCTGTACTTCCCGGACGAAGCCGAGGCCAATGCCGCCGACAGCGTGCTGGCACAAGTGCCAGCCGGGCGGCGCGGCACGCTCGTCGCTTCGGCCCAGGGCAATGGCACGCTGCGCTGGGACGTGGTGCTGCAGGGCCCGTGCGAGACGGTATTCTTCGACATCTGA
- a CDS encoding 3-carboxy-cis,cis-muconate cycloisomerase, giving the protein MPSSTRLTDSMFGSPAALEIFSDTGAVQRMLAVEAALARAEARCGVIPAAAAPVIAEVCADRAVIDLDALAQAAVAAGNLAIPFVKQLTAAVAARDAEAARFVHWGATSQDILDTALVLQLGDALPALQADLLALGHACAALATAHRGTPMVGRTWLQHALPTTFGLKAAGWLDALRRDLGRLDAAQARARALQFGGAAGTLASLGVSAPDVARGLACELGLDLPALPWHAHRDRLVEVATTLGMLTGTLGKMARDISLMMQTEVAEVAEPAGPGRGGSSTMPHKRNPVGCAAVLTASVRVPPLVATMLSGMVQEHERALGGWQAEWDTLPQIVTLAAGALRQMGEVVAGLQVDAARMRANLGLTHGLILGEAAMLELGGRIGRLEAHHVVEQASRRAVAQGTTLREALARTLGENPAHAGLLDDAALDRLADPANYAGQSAAFTDAAVQAWHAALAQRGAG; this is encoded by the coding sequence ATGCCAAGCTCGACCCGCCTCACCGATTCCATGTTCGGCAGCCCGGCCGCGCTGGAGATCTTCTCCGATACCGGCGCCGTGCAACGCATGCTCGCCGTCGAAGCGGCGCTGGCCCGTGCCGAGGCCCGCTGCGGCGTGATTCCCGCGGCGGCTGCCCCGGTCATCGCCGAAGTCTGCGCGGACCGTGCCGTCATCGACCTGGATGCGCTGGCCCAGGCCGCCGTGGCTGCCGGCAATCTCGCCATTCCCTTCGTGAAACAGCTGACCGCCGCCGTGGCGGCGCGCGATGCGGAAGCCGCGCGCTTCGTCCACTGGGGCGCTACCAGCCAGGACATCCTCGACACCGCGCTGGTGCTGCAACTGGGCGATGCCCTCCCCGCGCTGCAGGCAGACCTGCTTGCACTGGGCCATGCCTGCGCCGCGCTGGCCACGGCGCATCGCGGCACGCCAATGGTCGGCCGCACCTGGCTGCAGCACGCCTTGCCCACCACCTTCGGCCTGAAGGCTGCTGGCTGGCTGGATGCGCTGCGCCGCGACCTGGGCCGGCTGGACGCGGCCCAGGCGCGCGCCCGCGCGCTGCAGTTCGGCGGTGCAGCCGGCACGCTGGCCAGCCTCGGCGTTTCTGCTCCCGACGTGGCCCGCGGCCTGGCGTGCGAGCTGGGGCTGGACCTGCCCGCCCTGCCCTGGCATGCGCATCGCGACCGGCTGGTCGAGGTGGCCACCACCCTCGGCATGCTCACCGGCACGCTGGGCAAGATGGCGCGCGATATCTCGCTGATGATGCAGACCGAGGTGGCGGAGGTCGCCGAGCCCGCCGGTCCCGGCCGCGGCGGTTCCAGCACCATGCCGCACAAGCGCAATCCGGTCGGCTGCGCGGCGGTGCTGACGGCATCGGTGCGCGTGCCGCCGCTGGTAGCCACCATGCTGTCAGGCATGGTGCAGGAACACGAGCGCGCGCTGGGTGGCTGGCAGGCGGAATGGGATACGCTGCCACAGATCGTCACGCTGGCAGCGGGCGCGCTGCGCCAGATGGGCGAGGTGGTGGCAGGGCTGCAGGTCGATGCGGCGCGCATGCGCGCCAACCTCGGCCTCACGCACGGCCTGATCCTCGGCGAGGCCGCCATGCTGGAACTCGGCGGCCGCATCGGACGGCTTGAAGCGCACCATGTGGTCGAGCAGGCATCGCGCCGCGCGGTGGCGCAAGGCACCACCCTGCGCGAGGCGCTGGCGCGGACGCTCGGCGAGAACCCCGCCCACGCGGGGCTGCTCGACGATGCCGCGCTCGACCGCCTGGCCGATCCCGCCAACTATGCCGGCCAGTCCGCGGCCTTTACCGATGCCGCTGTGCAGGCCTGGCACGCGGCGCTGGCGCAGCGCGGCGCCGGCTGA
- the pcaDC gene encoding bifunctional 3-oxoadipate enol-lactonase/4-carboxymuconolactone decarboxylase PcaDC: MPYLDHAGARLFYTVDGPDHAPAIVFSNSLGTDHTMWQPQADALAGRFRVVRYDTRGHGRSTAPGDAYTMEQLGGDVLAILDVLGIAQAVFCGVSMGGLTGMWLGVHAPQRFPKIVLANTAAKIGNADGWNTRIDSVLRDGMDIMVEPSIQRWFTPGFAATAERALDPLRAVLVALDPRGYAASCAAVRDADFREAVRTIPVPVLVIAGSDDPSTTAQEGRDLAAAMPDARFVELPAAHISSFEQPGRFTAALLDFILGRLPVTDDPARYEAGLSVRRAVLGSAHVDRSLARLTPFNEEFQNLITRYAWGEIWTREGLPRHTRSLLTIAMMVALNRAEELKLHLRAAASNGVTRDEIKEVLLQTAIYCGVPAANSAFHMAEEVFAAMDAANRGPQA, translated from the coding sequence TTGCCCTATCTCGATCACGCCGGCGCCCGGCTCTTCTATACCGTGGATGGCCCGGACCATGCGCCGGCCATCGTCTTTTCCAATTCGCTCGGCACCGACCACACCATGTGGCAGCCGCAGGCCGACGCCCTGGCCGGGCGCTTTCGCGTGGTGCGCTATGACACGCGCGGCCACGGACGCTCGACCGCGCCCGGCGATGCCTACACCATGGAGCAGCTGGGCGGCGACGTGCTGGCCATCCTGGACGTGCTGGGCATCGCGCAGGCCGTCTTCTGCGGCGTGTCGATGGGAGGCCTGACCGGCATGTGGCTGGGTGTGCATGCGCCGCAACGCTTCCCGAAGATTGTCCTGGCCAATACCGCGGCGAAGATCGGCAATGCCGACGGCTGGAATACCCGCATCGACAGCGTGCTGCGCGACGGTATGGACATCATGGTGGAGCCGTCCATTCAGCGCTGGTTCACCCCGGGATTTGCGGCCACCGCGGAGCGCGCGCTCGACCCGCTGCGCGCGGTGCTGGTGGCACTCGACCCGCGCGGCTACGCCGCCAGCTGCGCCGCGGTGCGCGATGCGGATTTCCGCGAAGCCGTGCGCACGATCCCCGTGCCGGTGCTGGTCATCGCGGGCAGCGACGACCCGTCCACGACGGCGCAGGAAGGCCGCGATCTTGCCGCCGCGATGCCGGATGCGCGCTTTGTCGAACTGCCGGCGGCGCATATCTCCAGTTTCGAGCAACCGGGCCGCTTTACCGCCGCGCTGCTCGACTTCATTCTGGGCCGCCTGCCCGTCACCGACGACCCGGCCCGCTACGAGGCCGGCCTGTCCGTGCGGCGCGCGGTGCTGGGCAGTGCCCACGTAGACCGCTCGCTGGCGCGCCTGACACCTTTCAACGAGGAATTCCAGAACCTGATCACGCGCTATGCCTGGGGAGAGATCTGGACCCGTGAAGGGTTGCCGCGGCACACGCGCAGCCTGCTGACCATCGCGATGATGGTGGCGCTGAACCGCGCCGAGGAACTGAAGCTGCATCTGCGCGCCGCCGCCAGCAATGGCGTGACGCGCGACGAGATCAAGGAAGTGCTGCTGCAGACCGCCATCTATTGCGGCGTGCCGGCCGCCAACTCGGCGTTCCACATGGCCGAAGAAGTGTTTGCGGCAATGGATGCAGCGAACCGCGGGCCGCAGGCCTGA
- a CDS encoding 2'-5' RNA ligase family protein translates to MTQLTLPGFEAPQLAAEHRLFFAAMPDPDAAARMAEIAGGLRVEMHVKARPLRSERLHITLHHLGDFARVPEVIVARACAAATSLDLPPFGVTLDRISSFNGRPGHHPLVLTGSAGLDALIGFQQGLGDALRGAGLRVSRARFTPHLTLLYDESRFAPRAIEPINWTVREFVLIHSWFGKTHYDVKGRWPLRGSGPSV, encoded by the coding sequence GTGACCCAACTTACGCTACCAGGATTCGAGGCACCCCAGCTGGCTGCGGAACATCGCTTGTTCTTTGCCGCGATGCCCGATCCGGACGCCGCTGCGCGCATGGCTGAGATAGCCGGAGGGCTGCGGGTCGAGATGCATGTCAAGGCCAGGCCGCTGCGCTCGGAGCGCCTGCACATTACGCTGCACCATCTTGGCGACTTTGCACGTGTGCCGGAGGTAATCGTCGCGCGTGCATGCGCCGCGGCCACAAGCCTTGACCTGCCGCCATTCGGCGTGACGCTGGATCGGATCTCCAGCTTCAATGGGCGGCCGGGACATCATCCTTTGGTGCTGACCGGGAGCGCCGGACTGGATGCATTGATCGGCTTTCAGCAAGGACTTGGGGACGCTCTCAGAGGGGCCGGCCTGCGCGTGTCACGCGCGCGTTTCACGCCCCACCTCACGTTGCTGTACGACGAAAGCAGGTTCGCTCCGCGTGCGATTGAACCGATCAACTGGACCGTACGCGAATTTGTCCTGATCCACAGCTGGTTTGGCAAGACGCACTATGACGTAAAAGGGCGCTGGCCGCTGAGGGGAAGCGGCCCATCGGTCTGA
- a CDS encoding type II toxin-antitoxin system VapC family toxin produces MIVLDTNVVSEAMKPEPSPAVQAWLNEQVAETLYLSSVTLAELLFGIGALPNGKRKKGLGEALDGLLELFGERVLMFDTEAARHYAELAAKARTAGKGFPTPHGYIGAIAASKGFIVATRDTSPFEAAGLTVINPWNHQ; encoded by the coding sequence ATGATTGTCTTGGATACGAATGTCGTCTCCGAGGCGATGAAGCCCGAACCTAGCCCGGCCGTGCAAGCTTGGTTGAATGAGCAGGTAGCGGAAACCCTCTACCTGTCCAGCGTGACGCTGGCCGAACTGCTGTTCGGCATCGGCGCGCTGCCGAACGGGAAACGTAAGAAAGGCCTGGGCGAAGCCCTGGACGGCTTGCTCGAACTGTTCGGCGAGCGGGTGCTGATGTTCGACACCGAAGCAGCTCGCCATTATGCCGAGCTGGCGGCGAAGGCCCGCACAGCCGGGAAGGGTTTTCCAACACCCCACGGATATATTGGGGCTATTGCGGCTTCCAAGGGATTTATCGTAGCAACACGCGACACCAGCCCTTTCGAAGCCGCTGGGCTTACTGTTATCAATCCTTGGAACCATCAGTAA
- a CDS encoding FitA-like ribbon-helix-helix domain-containing protein — protein sequence MAILTVRNVPDEVHRALRLRAAEHGRSTEAEVRAILESAVKSEKRIRMGDALAELGRRVGLTNDDFAVLDQVRDKVPAEPMRFE from the coding sequence ATGGCAATCCTGACAGTGCGGAATGTGCCCGATGAGGTGCATCGCGCGCTGCGCTTACGGGCCGCCGAGCATGGCCGCAGTACAGAGGCGGAGGTGCGCGCGATTCTGGAAAGTGCAGTGAAGTCGGAAAAGCGCATCCGCATGGGCGACGCTCTGGCGGAGCTTGGCCGTCGCGTAGGGCTGACAAACGATGATTTTGCAGTGTTGGACCAGGTGCGCGACAAGGTGCCGGCAGAACCCATGAGGTTTGAATGA
- a CDS encoding nucleotidyl transferase AbiEii/AbiGii toxin family protein — MSTWLDHWDRRYTDRVRLLVDILPVLAQEPRFALKGGTAINLFEHDLPRLSVDIDLAWLPVHDYAEDAKLIAEALGRLADVLRARPLQLQVQTSAGEGAGTVTRLVASRGRARVQIETTPVMRGTVHPVRRMVVRPRVEDAFGFAEVQVLDFADLYAGKLAAALSRQHPRDLFDVGFLLDDERADEMLWRTFLVYLTCSPKPAREMLAPRAPADFEATFEAHFKGMTTEPIEVGALLESRERLLSRVAAWLDEPSCAFLWSVENEQPDFGLIGLAHAAELPGVRRKLHNLAQRTADKRAADRQALEEALARVAGGR, encoded by the coding sequence ATGAGCACCTGGCTTGACCATTGGGATCGGCGCTACACCGACCGGGTGCGGCTGCTGGTCGATATCCTGCCGGTGCTCGCGCAGGAGCCGCGCTTTGCGCTCAAGGGCGGCACGGCCATCAACCTCTTCGAGCACGACCTGCCGCGCTTGTCGGTGGATATCGATCTGGCCTGGCTGCCTGTCCACGACTACGCCGAGGATGCGAAGCTGATTGCCGAAGCCCTTGGGCGATTGGCAGATGTGCTGCGCGCCCGCCCGTTGCAACTGCAGGTGCAAACCTCGGCGGGCGAGGGCGCAGGGACGGTCACGCGGCTGGTGGCTAGCCGCGGCCGCGCGCGCGTGCAGATCGAGACGACGCCGGTGATGCGCGGCACGGTGCATCCGGTGCGCAGAATGGTGGTGCGCCCGCGGGTGGAGGACGCATTCGGCTTCGCCGAGGTGCAGGTGCTGGACTTCGCCGACCTCTATGCCGGCAAGCTCGCGGCGGCGCTGTCGCGGCAGCATCCGCGCGATCTTTTCGATGTGGGCTTCCTACTGGACGATGAACGGGCGGATGAGATGCTCTGGCGCACCTTCCTCGTGTACCTGACTTGCAGCCCCAAACCGGCGCGGGAGATGCTGGCGCCGCGCGCGCCTGCGGATTTCGAGGCCACTTTTGAGGCGCATTTCAAGGGCATGACGACCGAGCCCATTGAGGTCGGAGCCTTGCTGGAAAGCCGCGAGCGCCTGTTGTCGCGTGTGGCAGCCTGGCTGGATGAGCCGTCGTGTGCGTTCCTGTGGTCCGTGGAGAACGAGCAGCCGGACTTCGGCCTGATCGGGCTTGCGCATGCGGCGGAGTTGCCGGGTGTGCGGCGCAAGCTGCACAACCTCGCGCAGCGCACGGCAGACAAGCGTGCGGCAGACCGCCAGGCGCTTGAAGAAGCGCTGGCACGGGTTGCAGGCGGCAGATGA
- a CDS encoding type IV toxin-antitoxin system AbiEi family antitoxin domain-containing protein yields MSDQNAGKLNRLLADLGDTRLVSSRWLRAHSYSNSLVARYVGSGWLVSPARGVYMRQGGRLQWDGVVRSLQAGEGMPLHVGGRFALTLQGHEHYLRLGDAGTITLYGPERPPGWMSKLPLQERFAFLGKGPFDLPAVSFTAEVSESVLAGQGLAWHRMDSGAESALVCSTPERAMLELCDGVSDAALVYEADALMQAMTTLRPQRVGLMLRHCRSIKAKRLFLALAERHKHAWLSHVPLDGVELGRGKRALVPGGRLHPTYQITLPGDLDEHLA; encoded by the coding sequence ATGAGTGACCAAAATGCAGGAAAACTGAACCGCCTATTGGCTGATCTGGGCGACACGCGCCTGGTTTCCAGTCGCTGGCTACGGGCGCACAGCTACTCGAACAGCCTCGTCGCACGCTATGTGGGCAGTGGCTGGCTGGTGTCGCCGGCCCGTGGCGTGTATATGCGCCAGGGCGGGCGTCTGCAGTGGGATGGTGTGGTGCGCAGCCTGCAGGCCGGGGAAGGGATGCCGCTGCATGTGGGTGGGCGCTTCGCGCTGACCCTGCAGGGGCACGAGCACTACCTGCGCCTGGGCGATGCCGGGACGATTACCCTCTATGGGCCGGAGCGGCCGCCAGGCTGGATGAGCAAGCTGCCGCTGCAGGAGCGCTTCGCGTTCCTGGGCAAGGGTCCGTTCGATTTGCCTGCCGTGTCGTTCACGGCCGAGGTGTCCGAGTCCGTGCTGGCCGGGCAGGGGCTGGCGTGGCATCGGATGGACTCGGGTGCCGAGTCGGCACTGGTGTGCTCCACGCCCGAGCGGGCCATGCTGGAGCTGTGCGATGGCGTGTCGGATGCGGCGCTGGTCTATGAGGCTGATGCGCTGATGCAGGCGATGACGACGCTGCGGCCGCAGCGTGTCGGTCTGATGCTGCGCCACTGCCGCAGCATCAAGGCGAAGCGGCTGTTCCTGGCCCTGGCCGAACGCCACAAGCATGCGTGGCTGTCTCATGTGCCCCTCGATGGGGTCGAGCTGGGCCGGGGCAAGCGCGCGCTGGTGCCCGGCGGGCGCTTGCATCCGACTTACCAGATCACCCTACCGGGAGACCTCGATGAGCACCTGGCTTGA